One Brassica napus cultivar Da-Ae chromosome A5, Da-Ae, whole genome shotgun sequence DNA window includes the following coding sequences:
- the LOC125609448 gene encoding tropinone reductase homolog At2g29310-like isoform X1 has translation MDKRWSLQGMTALVTGGASGIGYAIVEELARFGAKIHVCDISEVILNQSLSEWENKGFHVSGSVCDVTSLSERESLIQSVSSLFDGKLNILVNNVGVLRGKRTLEYAKEDFDFHISTNLEPAFNFCQLSHPLLKASGYGSIIFMSSITGILSFTAGSIYNLTKGALNQLARNLACEWAKDGIRANAVAPNVIKTPLSQSYLDDVKFNEELCRRTPLGRAGELNEVASLVAFLCLPAASYITGQTICVDGGLTVNGFSYQPHA, from the exons ATGGATAAGCGATGGAGTCTTCAAGGTATGACTGCCCTTGTAACCGGTGGAGCCAGCGGAATCGG GTATGCCATAGTAGAGGAGTTAGCTAGATTTGGAGCTAAAATCCATGTTTGCGACATATCTGAAGTTATTCTTAATCAAAGCTTAAGCGAATGGGAAAATAAAGGGTTTCACGTGAGTGGCTCAGTCTGTGATGTTACCTCTCTTTCCGAGAGAGAATCATTAATACAATCTGTCTCCTCGCTGTTCGATGGCAAGCTCAACATTCTT GTGAACAATGTGGGAGTACTTCGTGGAAAGCGAACGTTAGAATATGCGAAAGAGGATTTTGATTTCCACATCTCAACAAACTTGGAACCTGCTTTCAATTTTTGTCAGCTTTCACATCCTCTACTAAAGGCTTCAGGCTATGGAAGTATCATCTTCATGTCCTCTATTACAGGCATTTTATCATTTACCGCTGGATCCATTTATAACTTAACAAAAG GAGCTCTGAATCAGCTAGCAAGAAATCTGGCATGTGAATGGGCAAAAGACGGCATAAGAGCCAATGCTGTTGCACCTAATGTTATCAAGACTCCTCTGTCTCAATCT TATCTTGATGACGTCAAGTTCAATGAAGAATTATGCCGAAGAACTCCACTTGGGCGCGCTGGTGAGCTGAATGAAGTTGCATCACTAGTGGCATTCTTGTGTCTACCTGCAGCTTCCTATATCACAGGTCAAACTATTTGTGTTGATGGAGGCCTTACGGTTAACGGTTTCTCCTATCAACCACATGCTTAA
- the LOC125609448 gene encoding tropinone reductase homolog At2g29310-like isoform X2 — MESSRYDCPCNRWSQRNRVRLSSLYAIVEELARFGAKIHVCDISEVILNQSLSEWENKGFHVSGSVCDVTSLSERESLIQSVSSLFDGKLNILVNNVGVLRGKRTLEYAKEDFDFHISTNLEPAFNFCQLSHPLLKASGYGSIIFMSSITGILSFTAGSIYNLTKGALNQLARNLACEWAKDGIRANAVAPNVIKTPLSQSYLDDVKFNEELCRRTPLGRAGELNEVASLVAFLCLPAASYITGQTICVDGGLTVNGFSYQPHA, encoded by the exons ATGGAGTCTTCAAGGTATGACTGCCCTTGTAACCGGTGGAGCCAGCGGAATCGGGTTCGTCTTTCTTCTCT GTATGCCATAGTAGAGGAGTTAGCTAGATTTGGAGCTAAAATCCATGTTTGCGACATATCTGAAGTTATTCTTAATCAAAGCTTAAGCGAATGGGAAAATAAAGGGTTTCACGTGAGTGGCTCAGTCTGTGATGTTACCTCTCTTTCCGAGAGAGAATCATTAATACAATCTGTCTCCTCGCTGTTCGATGGCAAGCTCAACATTCTT GTGAACAATGTGGGAGTACTTCGTGGAAAGCGAACGTTAGAATATGCGAAAGAGGATTTTGATTTCCACATCTCAACAAACTTGGAACCTGCTTTCAATTTTTGTCAGCTTTCACATCCTCTACTAAAGGCTTCAGGCTATGGAAGTATCATCTTCATGTCCTCTATTACAGGCATTTTATCATTTACCGCTGGATCCATTTATAACTTAACAAAAG GAGCTCTGAATCAGCTAGCAAGAAATCTGGCATGTGAATGGGCAAAAGACGGCATAAGAGCCAATGCTGTTGCACCTAATGTTATCAAGACTCCTCTGTCTCAATCT TATCTTGATGACGTCAAGTTCAATGAAGAATTATGCCGAAGAACTCCACTTGGGCGCGCTGGTGAGCTGAATGAAGTTGCATCACTAGTGGCATTCTTGTGTCTACCTGCAGCTTCCTATATCACAGGTCAAACTATTTGTGTTGATGGAGGCCTTACGGTTAACGGTTTCTCCTATCAACCACATGCTTAA
- the LOC125609449 gene encoding tropinone reductase homolog At2g29330-like, translating into MDKRWSLKGMTALVTGGASGIGHAIVEELAGFGCKVHACDLSETLLNQSLCEWKKKGFQVSGSVCDVSCRSEREKLIQTVSTMFNGKLNILVNNVGSARVKPTTEYLEDDFSFHISTNLESAYHLSQLSHPFLKASGSGSIVFISSVAGVVSIDCGSMYGLTKGALNQLARNLACEWAKDGIRANAVAPNFIYTALAQPFLDDAGFNKSLSTRTPLGRPGEPEEVASLVAFLCLPAASYITGQSICVDGGLTVNGFSYQPHA; encoded by the exons atggataaaaGATGGAGTCTCAAAGGTATGACGGCTCTTGTAACGGGTGGAGCCAGCGGAATCGG GCATGCCATAGTAGAGGAACTAGCCGGCTTTGGGTGTAAAGTTCATGCATGTGATCTATCCGAAACTCTGCTCAATCAGAGTTTATGTGAATGGAAGAAGAAAGGGTTTCAAGTGAGTGGTTCGGTCTGTGATGTATCATGTCGTTCCGAGAGAGAAAAACTCATACAAACCGTCTCAACTATGTTCAACGGCAAGCTCAACATTCTT GTGAACAACGTTGGCTCAGCTCGTGTAAAACCAACAACTGAATATCTGGAAGATGATTTCTCCTTTCATATCTCAACAAACTTGGAGTCTGCTTATCATCTTAGCCAGCTTTCACATCCTTTTCTAAAAGCTTCAGGATCTGGAAGCATTGTCTTCATTTCTTCAGTTGCAGGGGTTGTTTCAATTGATTGTGGATCCATGTATGGTTTAACCAAAG GAGCTTTGAATCAACTAGCAAGAAATCTGGCTTGTGAATGGGCCAAAGATGGAATAAGAGCCAACGCTGTTGCTCCCAATTTTATCTACACTGCTCTGGCTCAACCT TTTCTTGATGACGCTGGTTTTAACAAGAGTTTGTCCACTAGAACTCCACTTGGTCGCCCTGGAGAACCAGAAGAGGTTGCATCACTTGTGGCATTCTTGTGTCTACCTGCGGCTTCATATATTACTGGTCAGAGCATTTGTGTTGATGGAGGTCTCACGGTCAATGGCTTCTCCTATCAACCACATGCTTGA
- the LOC125608540 gene encoding tropinone reductase homolog At2g29320-like, giving the protein MTALVTGGGRGIGYAIVEELGGFGAKIYVCDISETLLNKSLSEWEKKGFQVSGSVCDVTSRPERETLMQKVNNVGGVRSKPMIEYDADDFDFHIATNLEPAFHFCQLSHPLLKASGYGSIIFISSVAGVVSIESGSICSLAKGALNQLAKNLACEWAKDGIRANAVAPNVIKTPLSQPYLDDVRFKKGLFGRTPLGRAGGPNEVASLAVFLCLPVASYITGQTICVDGGLTVNGFSYQPHA; this is encoded by the exons ATGACTGCTCTAGTAACCGGTGGAGGCAGAGGAATCGG GTATGCCATAGTAGAGGAGTTGGGTGGTTTTGGAGCTAAAATCTATGTATGTGACATATCCGAGACTTTGCTCAATAAAAGTTTAAGCGAATGGGAAAAGAAAGGTTTTCAAGTGAGTGGTTCAGTCTGTGATGTAACTTCTCGACCCGAGAGAGAAACTTTGATGCAAAAG GTGAACAATGTGGGTGGAGTTCGTTCAAAGCCAATGATAGAATATGATGCAGACGATTTTGATTTCcatattgcaacaaacttggaacCTGCTTTCCATTTTTGCCAACTTTCACATCCTCTCCTAAAGGCTTCAGGTTATGGAAGTATTATCTTCATTTCCTCTGTCGCCGGGGTTGTATCAATTGAATCTGGATCTATTTGTAGTCTAGCGAAAG GAGCTCTGAACCAGCTAGCAAAAAATTTGGCATGTGAATGGGCAAAAGATGGCATAAGGGCCAACGCTGTTGCTCCTAATGTTATCAAGACTCCTCTGTCTCAACCT TATCTAGATGACGTTAGATTCAAGAAGGGATTGTTTGGTAGAACTCCACTTGGTCGCGCTGGTGGGCCAAACGAAGTTGCATCACTAGCCGTCTTCTTGTGTCTACCTGTAGCTTCCTACATCACAGGTCAAACCATTTGTGTTGATGGAGGCCTCACGGTTAACGGTTTCTCCTATCAACCGCATGCTTAA